The following DNA comes from Camelina sativa cultivar DH55 chromosome 14, Cs, whole genome shotgun sequence.
cgaagatgataaagatgatgaagatgaagataaaTCGGTCAATGGTGATTTACGCGTTAAAAGATTTGGTTATCACCATGATGACGATGCTACAAATGGAAACATTCCATGGTTGAGGCGGTGCAGTGGTAGCTTCGGAGACTTGTTAGATCTAGGCTCAAGCGGAGTCGTGAAGCTATGGGAGAATCTTGATTTCAACGGAGAAAGAAGTCCACGTAACGCGGTGGCTTCTTTTCTCAGCAGATGCGGCTCTTACTCTTTGTTGTCCCCGGCTGTTTTGTTAGCGGCGGAGAAGAAAGGATTCGAGGACGTGGAAGTGAGTGCGTGGGATGCACGCGTAGGTTTCGGGGTGCCGACGCTGCTCGCGGAGTGGAAGCAGCCTGGGAGGTTACTCGGGAAGATCATTAGGGTTGACGCGGGTAACGTGGCCAAGATC
Coding sequences within:
- the LOC104741272 gene encoding uncharacterized protein LOC104741272, whose amino-acid sequence is MEVPIINRIGDFDVGINSINDPSVLSRALAVSSVGKLHQAYSFWKWGALLLLAFLASFTSLTTRIKNLVFRLINVNVSLPSSTLLYDYESDSDWSFSSDSSDDDEDDKDDEDEDKSVNGDLRVKRFGYHHDDDATNGNIPWLRRCSGSFGDLLDLGSSGVVKLWENLDFNGERSPRNAVASFLSRCGSYSLLSPAVLLAAEKKGFEDVEVSAWDARVGFGVPTLLAEWKQPGRLLGKIIRVDAGNVAKIYVGDDVGGEIVVGDMRMVNSALTELTASEVERMVRRRGRRH